In Amycolatopsis coloradensis, one genomic interval encodes:
- a CDS encoding pyruvate carboxylase, with the protein MFRKVLVANRGEIAIRAFRAGFELGAGTVAVFPHEDRNSLHRLKADEAYEIGEPGHPVRAYLSVEEIVAAAKKAGADAVYPGYGFLSENPDLARACEDEGITFVGPSADILELTGNKARAVKAAREAGVPVLGSSEPSSDVDALIAAAEEIGFPVFVKAVAGGGGRGMRRVQEPAQLRESIEAAAREAESAFGDPTVFIEKAVVEPRHIEVQILADGAGNVIHLFERDCSVQRRHQKVVELAPAPNLPSELRDRICADAVKFARQIGYRNAGTVEFLLDRDGNHVFIEMNPRIQVEHTVTEEVTDVDLVQSQLRIASGETLDDLGLSQDKVYLRGAALQCRITTEDPANGFRPDTGMISAYRSPGGSGIRLDGGTAFAGTEISAHFDSLLVKLSCRGRDFKTAVGRARRAVAEFRIRGVATNIPFLQAVLDDPDFREGRVTTSFIEDRPHLLTARHSADRGTRLLTYLADKTVNKPHGERPRTLDPQVKLPKLPKDLEPAPGSKQKLTELGPDGFARWLRESPTIGVTDTTFRDAHQSLLATRVRTKDLLAVAPVVARTTPQLLSLECWGGATYDVALRFLAEDPWERLAKLREAVPNICLQMLLRGRNTVGYTPYPTEVTNAFVEEATATGIDIFRIFDALNDVEQMRPAIEAVRETGTAVAEVALCYTSDLSDPSEKLYTLDYYLKLAEQIVGAGAHVLAIKDMAGLLRAPAAARLVSALRKEFDLPVHIHTHDTAGGQLATYLAAIQAGADAVDGAVASMAGTTSQPSLSALVAATDHSDRPTGLDLQAIGDLEPYWESVRKIYAPFEAGLSSPTGRVYHHEIPGGQLSNLRTQAISLGLGERFEDIEAMYAAADKILGHLVKVTPSSKVVGDLALHLVGAGVSPSDFEAEPNKFDIPDSVIGFLRGELGDPPGGWPEPFRTKALEGRARPKPVQELSEEDRKGLAENRRATLNRLLFPGPTKDFEAHREQYGDTSVLPSKDFFYGLRPGEEYSVDLEQGVRLLIELEAIGEADERGLRTVMSTLNGQLRPIQVRDTSIASDIPATEKADKGDPKQIAAPFAGVVTLQVSEGDEVEAGATVATIEAMKMEASITAASGGKVSRRAINAVQQVEGGDLLLVLE; encoded by the coding sequence ATGTTCCGCAAGGTACTGGTCGCCAACCGGGGTGAGATCGCCATCCGCGCGTTCCGCGCCGGATTCGAGCTCGGCGCGGGCACGGTGGCTGTGTTCCCGCACGAAGACCGCAATTCGCTCCACCGGCTGAAGGCCGACGAGGCCTATGAGATCGGCGAACCCGGTCACCCGGTGCGGGCCTATCTGTCGGTCGAGGAGATCGTCGCGGCCGCCAAGAAGGCGGGCGCGGACGCCGTTTACCCCGGCTACGGCTTCCTCTCCGAGAATCCGGACCTCGCGCGCGCGTGCGAGGACGAAGGCATCACCTTCGTCGGACCGAGCGCGGACATCCTCGAATTGACCGGTAACAAGGCCCGCGCGGTCAAGGCCGCGCGCGAAGCCGGGGTGCCGGTGCTGGGTTCTTCCGAACCGTCCTCCGACGTCGACGCGCTGATCGCCGCCGCCGAGGAGATCGGTTTCCCGGTCTTCGTGAAGGCCGTCGCCGGCGGTGGCGGGCGCGGTATGCGCCGCGTCCAGGAGCCCGCGCAGCTGCGCGAGTCCATCGAAGCCGCCGCGCGCGAGGCCGAGTCGGCCTTCGGCGACCCGACGGTGTTCATCGAGAAGGCCGTCGTCGAGCCGCGCCATATCGAGGTCCAGATCCTCGCCGACGGCGCGGGCAACGTGATCCACCTCTTCGAGCGCGACTGCTCGGTCCAGCGGCGGCACCAGAAGGTCGTCGAGCTGGCCCCGGCGCCGAACCTGCCGTCCGAACTGCGGGACCGGATCTGCGCCGACGCGGTGAAGTTCGCCCGCCAGATCGGCTACCGCAACGCCGGCACCGTCGAGTTCCTGCTCGACCGGGACGGCAACCACGTCTTCATCGAGATGAACCCGCGTATCCAGGTCGAGCACACCGTGACCGAGGAGGTCACCGACGTCGACCTCGTCCAGTCGCAGCTGCGCATCGCCTCCGGCGAGACGCTCGACGACCTGGGGTTGTCGCAGGACAAGGTGTACCTGCGCGGCGCCGCGCTGCAGTGCCGCATCACCACCGAGGATCCCGCCAACGGCTTCCGCCCGGACACCGGGATGATCAGCGCGTACCGCTCGCCCGGCGGTTCCGGTATCCGCCTCGACGGCGGGACGGCGTTCGCCGGCACCGAGATCAGCGCGCACTTCGACTCACTGCTGGTGAAGCTCAGCTGCCGCGGCCGCGACTTCAAGACCGCCGTCGGCCGTGCCCGCCGCGCGGTCGCCGAGTTCCGGATCCGCGGTGTGGCCACGAACATCCCGTTCCTGCAGGCCGTCCTCGACGACCCGGACTTCCGCGAAGGCCGCGTCACGACGTCGTTCATCGAAGATCGCCCGCATCTGCTCACCGCGCGGCATTCGGCCGACCGCGGGACCAGGCTGCTGACCTACCTCGCCGACAAGACGGTCAACAAACCGCACGGCGAGCGTCCGCGCACCCTCGACCCGCAGGTCAAGCTGCCGAAGCTGCCCAAGGATCTCGAACCGGCGCCCGGTTCGAAGCAGAAGCTCACCGAACTGGGCCCGGACGGTTTCGCCCGCTGGCTGCGGGAGTCGCCGACCATCGGCGTCACCGACACCACCTTCCGTGACGCGCACCAGTCGCTGCTCGCCACCCGGGTGCGGACGAAGGACCTCCTCGCGGTCGCGCCGGTGGTCGCGCGGACCACGCCGCAGCTGCTTTCGCTGGAATGCTGGGGCGGCGCGACCTACGACGTCGCGCTGAGGTTCCTGGCGGAGGACCCGTGGGAGCGGCTGGCGAAGCTGCGGGAAGCGGTGCCGAACATCTGCCTGCAGATGCTGCTGCGGGGCCGCAACACCGTCGGGTACACGCCCTACCCCACCGAGGTGACCAACGCCTTCGTCGAGGAGGCGACGGCGACCGGCATCGACATCTTCCGGATCTTCGACGCGCTCAACGACGTCGAGCAGATGCGCCCGGCGATCGAAGCCGTCCGCGAGACCGGGACCGCCGTCGCCGAGGTGGCGCTCTGCTACACCTCGGATCTGTCGGACCCGTCGGAGAAGCTGTACACGCTGGACTACTACCTCAAGCTGGCGGAGCAGATCGTCGGCGCGGGGGCGCACGTCCTGGCCATCAAGGACATGGCGGGCCTGCTGCGGGCGCCGGCGGCGGCGCGGCTGGTTTCCGCGCTGCGCAAGGAGTTCGACCTCCCGGTGCATATCCACACGCACGACACCGCGGGTGGCCAGCTGGCGACGTACCTGGCCGCGATCCAGGCCGGGGCGGACGCCGTCGACGGTGCCGTCGCGTCCATGGCGGGCACGACGTCGCAGCCGTCGCTTTCCGCGCTCGTCGCCGCCACCGACCACTCGGACCGGCCGACCGGGCTCGACCTGCAGGCGATCGGTGACCTGGAGCCGTACTGGGAGAGCGTGCGCAAGATCTACGCGCCGTTCGAGGCGGGGCTCTCCTCGCCGACCGGGCGGGTGTACCACCACGAGATCCCGGGCGGTCAGCTGTCGAACCTGCGCACCCAGGCGATTTCGCTCGGTCTCGGGGAGCGGTTCGAGGACATCGAAGCGATGTACGCGGCCGCGGACAAGATCCTCGGGCACTTGGTCAAGGTCACGCCTTCGTCCAAAGTGGTCGGTGACCTCGCGCTGCACCTCGTCGGCGCGGGCGTCTCGCCGTCCGACTTCGAGGCGGAGCCGAACAAGTTCGACATCCCCGACTCGGTGATCGGCTTCCTGCGCGGCGAACTGGGCGACCCGCCCGGGGGCTGGCCGGAGCCGTTCCGCACCAAGGCACTCGAAGGCCGGGCGCGGCCGAAGCCGGTACAGGAACTGTCCGAAGAGGACCGCAAGGGGCTGGCCGAGAACCGGCGCGCGACGCTGAACCGGCTGCTGTTCCCCGGGCCCACGAAGGACTTCGAGGCGCACCGCGAGCAGTACGGTGACACCTCGGTCCTGCCGTCCAAGGACTTCTTCTACGGCCTGCGGCCGGGCGAGGAGTACTCGGTCGACCTCGAACAGGGTGTCCGGCTGCTGATCGAGCTGGAGGCCATCGGCGAGGCGGACGAGCGCGGGCTGCGCACGGTGATGTCCACGCTCAACGGCCAGCTGCGCCCGATCCAGGTCCGCGACACCTCGATCGCGTCGGACATCCCGGCGACGGAGAAGGCCGACAAGGGCGACCCGAAGCAGATCGCCGCGCCGTTCGCGGGCGTGGTCACGTTGCAGGTGTCCGAGGGCGACGAGGTCGAGGCCGGTGCGACGGTCGCGACCATCGAGGCGATGAAGATGGAGGCGTCGATCACCGCGGCGAGCGGCGGCAAGGTGTCGCGGCGCGCGATCAACGCCGTCCAGCAAGTGGAAGGCGGGGACCTGCTCCTCGTCCTGGAGTGA
- a CDS encoding helix-turn-helix domain-containing protein, with the protein MSVERGIEHAAQPPAALPRKLADILRPELGSLANEIVDEIRATIPAYARPLDGPYGKSIRAGVEYAITLFVAQIADPSVSKEQSHEVHHRLGQNEMREGRSLDTLQSAYRVGARVSWRRIMRVGRRSGLSSAVMSQLADAMLAFMDELASVALDGYLEAKARTAGALDTWRRKLLHLVLETPPAPAKAIAELAQLTGWTVPERATPVVLHPIGETVRPRRHNAVDSDVLAELDCAEPRVLVPGEISVARLATLQAALPDYRLSIGPCRPLDSVADSLRWAREALHLSERGIIQARRVIRAEEHLATLLVNADAALTCQLRDRLFAPLAEMTGKQRERLLETLRAWLDSQGNVVDIAERLQVHPQTVRYRMRQLQATFGEHLRDPGARFEMELALRAGVSPSSASAGFALPEVLPAPRKSPQWTPSGS; encoded by the coding sequence ATGTCGGTGGAGCGCGGAATCGAACACGCTGCGCAGCCCCCTGCGGCACTTCCCCGCAAGCTCGCCGACATTTTGCGACCGGAACTGGGCAGTCTCGCCAACGAGATCGTCGACGAGATCCGGGCGACCATCCCCGCGTACGCGCGCCCGCTCGACGGGCCGTACGGGAAGTCGATCCGCGCGGGCGTCGAGTACGCGATCACGTTGTTCGTCGCCCAGATCGCGGATCCGAGCGTCTCCAAGGAACAGTCGCACGAGGTCCACCACCGCCTCGGGCAGAACGAGATGCGGGAGGGCCGCAGCCTCGACACCCTCCAGTCGGCGTACCGGGTCGGTGCCAGGGTCTCGTGGCGGCGCATCATGCGGGTCGGCCGCCGCAGCGGCCTCTCGTCCGCGGTGATGTCGCAACTGGCCGACGCGATGCTCGCGTTCATGGACGAACTCGCGTCCGTCGCGCTGGACGGGTACCTCGAAGCGAAGGCGCGCACCGCGGGGGCGCTGGACACGTGGCGCCGCAAACTGCTGCACCTGGTGCTGGAAACCCCGCCCGCGCCGGCGAAGGCGATCGCGGAACTCGCGCAGCTGACCGGCTGGACGGTGCCCGAGCGCGCGACGCCGGTGGTGCTGCACCCGATCGGCGAAACCGTCAGACCCCGGCGGCACAACGCCGTGGATTCAGACGTCCTCGCCGAACTCGACTGCGCCGAGCCGAGGGTGCTGGTCCCCGGCGAGATCTCCGTCGCCCGGCTGGCCACCTTGCAGGCCGCGCTGCCGGACTACCGGCTCTCGATCGGCCCGTGCCGCCCGCTGGACTCCGTCGCCGATTCCCTCCGCTGGGCGCGCGAGGCCCTGCACCTGTCCGAACGCGGCATCATCCAGGCCCGCCGGGTGATCCGCGCCGAAGAACACCTCGCCACCCTGCTCGTGAACGCCGATGCCGCGCTGACCTGCCAGCTGCGCGACCGCCTGTTCGCCCCGCTCGCGGAGATGACCGGGAAACAGCGGGAGCGACTGCTCGAAACCCTGCGAGCCTGGCTCGACAGCCAGGGCAACGTCGTCGACATCGCCGAGCGCCTCCAGGTGCACCCGCAGACCGTGCGCTACCGCATGCGGCAGTTGCAGGCGACCTTCGGCGAGCACCTGCGTGACCCGGGGGCGCGGTTCGAGATGGAACTCGCGCTGCGGGCCGGGGTCAGCCCTTCTTCGGCGTCAGCGGGGTTCGCGCTGCCTGAGGTGCTTCCGGCGCCGCGCAAGAGTCCACAGTGGACGCCGAGTGGCTCGTAG
- a CDS encoding arginase family protein — MLINAVPQFQGALTERAPELPEGCVALAELAGHVLGVPVHHIRQTRETSPVVDGIANRAVLTGANRTAQLAALEAPGGPVLTIGGDCGVELIPIGVARYRFGPGLGVAWFDAHSDLNTAETSPSGAFHGMVLRSLLGEGDPEFAANPPVEPGRVVLAGTRAFDDAERAVVDRGLVVETADVAAGLAGADKVYVHLDLDVLDPAEFGGLNYPEPGGLTIERLVAMLRGLSGFEVVGAGITECAGTEVRVLEPVLEVLGELLTGKQ; from the coding sequence GTGCTGATCAATGCCGTACCCCAGTTCCAGGGCGCTCTGACCGAACGCGCGCCGGAGTTGCCCGAAGGTTGCGTCGCGCTCGCCGAGCTCGCGGGCCACGTGCTGGGCGTGCCGGTGCACCACATCCGCCAGACGCGCGAGACGTCGCCCGTGGTCGACGGCATCGCCAACCGCGCGGTGCTCACCGGCGCGAACCGCACGGCGCAGCTCGCCGCCCTCGAAGCGCCGGGCGGTCCGGTGCTCACCATCGGCGGGGACTGCGGCGTCGAGCTGATCCCGATCGGGGTCGCGCGCTACCGCTTCGGGCCGGGGCTCGGCGTCGCGTGGTTCGACGCGCATTCCGACCTCAACACCGCGGAGACGTCGCCGTCCGGCGCGTTCCACGGCATGGTGCTGCGGTCGCTGCTCGGCGAGGGCGACCCGGAGTTCGCCGCGAACCCGCCGGTCGAACCCGGACGCGTCGTCCTCGCGGGGACGAGGGCCTTCGACGACGCCGAGCGGGCCGTGGTCGACCGCGGGCTCGTCGTCGAGACGGCCGACGTCGCCGCCGGGCTGGCCGGCGCGGACAAGGTCTACGTCCATCTCGATCTCGACGTGCTCGACCCGGCGGAGTTCGGCGGGCTGAACTATCCGGAGCCCGGTGGCTTGACGATCGAGCGCCTGGTGGCGATGCTTCGCGGGCTGAGCGGGTTCGAGGTCGTGGGCGCGGGGATCACCGAATGCGCCGGCACCGAGGTCCGCGTGCTGGAGCCCGTGCTCGAAGTACTCGGGGAATTGCTCACCGGAAAGCAGTGA
- a CDS encoding DUF6801 domain-containing protein, with amino-acid sequence MTQQVRRALGRFPVLAGVILLVGVSGALSSSAATDPATPPPAPLQGATSAHQSLANTCVFPDPAGERPVTMDVQATLPKVVQTGKPVQVKDFSLTFTIGEGSLGAVAEVAGGATVELTAANGDKKTPIPVSLTIPATKVPATGELKLVATGTVPDILLKVPSELRLSTGAPSLALTAAETPLKPITCTQAPDQNTLLGSVALLPLGKPKPESGKPGEQKKPGADARAADDVHANALYPIALQPFELQGTSSITKLGAFARLKPAFMVNAVWHVDLENTEGPGKITGSVMMPPSTITFLGFGFVPITATMELLPEDYATGNHIIDVDGVSIPEPEGSSTVLTPLKVYGKLSGVTINGVGLDVGDNCLTAEPIKINLRGEKYGMFTGGVVRTDPKWTDPAYRDFTLPPFSGCGVKEDLDSLLSGMASGPGNQACVGVNQVGLPWDLERKCPNVDPPVARR; translated from the coding sequence ATGACACAGCAGGTTCGCCGGGCACTCGGGAGGTTTCCCGTTCTGGCGGGCGTCATCCTGCTCGTGGGGGTGAGCGGCGCACTGTCCTCTTCGGCCGCGACCGACCCGGCCACACCACCGCCGGCACCACTGCAAGGCGCCACGTCCGCGCACCAGAGTCTCGCGAACACCTGTGTCTTCCCGGATCCGGCTGGGGAACGACCGGTCACGATGGACGTCCAGGCGACACTGCCGAAGGTCGTCCAGACCGGAAAGCCCGTTCAGGTCAAGGACTTCTCGCTGACCTTCACCATCGGCGAAGGGTCACTCGGAGCCGTCGCCGAGGTCGCGGGCGGTGCGACCGTCGAGCTCACGGCCGCGAACGGGGACAAGAAGACCCCGATCCCGGTGTCACTGACGATCCCGGCGACGAAGGTGCCCGCCACCGGCGAACTGAAGCTGGTCGCGACGGGCACCGTCCCCGACATCCTGCTGAAGGTGCCGTCCGAACTGCGGCTGAGCACGGGCGCGCCGTCGCTCGCGCTGACCGCCGCCGAGACACCGCTGAAACCGATCACCTGCACCCAGGCGCCGGACCAGAACACGCTGCTCGGCAGTGTCGCGCTCCTGCCGCTCGGAAAGCCCAAGCCGGAGTCCGGCAAGCCCGGTGAGCAGAAGAAGCCCGGTGCCGACGCGCGAGCCGCTGATGACGTCCACGCCAACGCCCTCTACCCCATCGCGTTGCAGCCGTTCGAACTGCAGGGCACGTCGTCGATCACGAAACTCGGCGCCTTCGCCCGGCTGAAGCCCGCGTTCATGGTCAACGCGGTGTGGCACGTCGACCTGGAGAACACCGAAGGACCCGGCAAGATCACCGGCTCCGTCATGATGCCGCCGAGCACGATCACCTTCCTCGGTTTCGGCTTCGTCCCGATCACCGCGACCATGGAGCTGTTGCCGGAGGACTACGCGACCGGCAATCACATCATCGACGTCGACGGCGTTTCGATCCCGGAACCGGAGGGCAGCTCGACCGTCCTCACCCCGCTCAAGGTCTACGGGAAACTGAGCGGGGTCACCATCAACGGGGTCGGCCTCGACGTCGGCGACAACTGCCTCACCGCCGAGCCGATCAAGATCAATCTCCGCGGGGAGAAGTACGGGATGTTCACCGGTGGCGTGGTGCGCACCGATCCGAAGTGGACGGATCCCGCCTATCGGGACTTCACGCTGCCCCCGTTCTCGGGCTGTGGTGTGAAGGAGGATCTCGACTCGCTGTTGAGCGGGATGGCGTCGGGGCCGGGGAACCAGGCTTGTGTCGGGGTCAACCAGGTCGGGCTGCCCTGGGACCTGGAGCGCAAGTGCCCCAATGTGGATCCGCCGGTGGCGCGCCGCTGA